One window from the genome of Poecilia reticulata strain Guanapo linkage group LG9, Guppy_female_1.0+MT, whole genome shotgun sequence encodes:
- the tesca gene encoding tescalcin a has translation MGATQTHSEYQYENMVGKTGFSTEQIKNLHMRFQQLSGNEKTLRREHLKNIPALANNPIKTEIIEAFFDKRNQLDNELGSYEEIGFEEFLMVMSHFRPLSIKTSAEEKTAMRKQKVRFLFNMHDTDGDGKITLEEYRKAVEELLSESGTIGQEVARAIADAAMLEVASTNVPNMGPDDFYEGITFEHFEEILKDLEMESRMHVRFLDMNTANLRCGQ, from the exons ATGGGAGCCACGCAAACACACTCCGAGTACCAGTACGAGAACATGGTGGGGAAAACTGGAT tttcaaCCGAGCAGATTAAAAACCTGCACATGCGATTTCAGCAGCTGAGTGGAAATGAAAAAACACTGAG AAGAGAACACCTGAAGAACATACCGGCTCTCGCCAACAACCCCATCAAAACGGAAATTATCGAGGCGTTCTTTGATAAAAG GAACCAGCTTGATAACGAGTTGGGATCATATGAGGAAATCGGCTTTGAGGAGTTCCTCATGGTCATGTCCCACTTCCGTCCTCTAAGTATTAAAACATCCGCGGAGGAGAAGACGGCaatgagaaaacagaaagttcgct tccTGTTCAACATGCACGACACCGACGGTGATGGCAAAATTACTCTGGAGGAGTACAGAAAG GCTGTCGAGGAACTTCTTTCGGAAAGCGGGACCATCGGGCAGGAGGTTGCTAGGGCGATAGCAGATGCTGCCATGCTGGAGGTGGCGAGCACAAATGTGCCCAACATG GGCCCGGATGACTTCTACGAAGGAattacatttgaacattttgaagag ATTCTAAAGGACCTTGAAATGGAGTCCAGGATGCATGTTCGCTTTCTGGATATGAACACGGCTAACCTGCGTTGTGGACAATAA